A segment of the Methylomonas paludis genome:
ATCAGCGAAGCTTCCAGTCCGGACGAGACAATACCGTCACAACCCAGCGCCAGTGCACGTTTAGCCCGGGATAACACCAAGTCCTGCACATCGCATTTAAAGCCCAAATCTTCCAGGTCGCCGCGATCCAGACTGGTTAATGCAGTGACTGCCAGCACTTGTAAATTGCCTTTGGCTTCAGCAGCAGCTGCCATGATGGCATCGTTGCCATGTATGGTGGCCAAATCGACGCCTTTATTGCTTAAAGCCTTGATGGCTCTAGCTACTGTTGCCGGGATATCAAAAAACTTCAGGTCAACGAATACTTTTTTATGACGGGCCTGCAGCCACTCAATAAAACCAAAATAATCACCGGACATGAATAATTCCATGCCAACTTTATAAAAAATTACGCTATCTCCCAAGAGTTCAACTAGATTTTTGGCATCATCTATACTGGATACATCCAGTGCCATGATGAGTCGTTCACGAACCGGAATGTTTTTGCTGGAGATAAATACGCTGTCTGTCATGGATGATCGGCTGATTGAGATGGATAAGAGTCAGTATTGCTGGTTGGCACAGTAGGGTGTCTTAGGCAAAATTGCTATGTTTAAATGGCTGGACTATTATACGCCAAACTAGTTTGACGAGATTAGGCTCAGTTTTGGGCCGGTGGGTTTGCTGGACTGCAATTTGCTATTGATAGACTTTAGCTTGTTGGCGTGGCAATAATAATTAATATAAACCATTTGCGTTCCAGGGCGTCCCGGAAAAGGAAATTGCGTTATGAACGAGCCACGTTATAAAGGACTCATTAAGCCGCTGCATTCCCAGTTACAAGGCATGAAGCGCGCTATAGATAATGTGTTGATTTTTTTGGCCCTCCTGGTCTCATTAAAAATTTATGCGGAGCCCCTTACTCATGAATACATGCTGATTTGTTTAATCGGCATCGTTATCTTCAGTCTGTTTGCCGAAAACCAGGAAATTTATCACACTTGGCGTGGCGCACCGATGTTCGATGAAGCATTGCGGATTTTGTGGTCATGGTTGGCGGCAGTATTTTTTATCGCCAGTGTGCTGTATTTTTTTCGCGACGATATTAATTTTCAAGTACCTGTTCTGGAATTGTGGCTGCCTTTGGCACCGTTGGCCATCATCTTGTTACACACATTAAGGCGCGGGATACTAAGCTTTATGCGCATGCATGGCTTTAATATCAGCTATTACGCTATTCTAGGCGGAAATACTTTGGGGTGGCGCTTAAAGACCGCCTTGTCGGCCATGCCTTGGTTGGGATACCGTTTTGTCG
Coding sequences within it:
- the pyrF gene encoding orotidine-5'-phosphate decarboxylase, with the translated sequence MTDSVFISSKNIPVRERLIMALDVSSIDDAKNLVELLGDSVIFYKVGMELFMSGDYFGFIEWLQARHKKVFVDLKFFDIPATVARAIKALSNKGVDLATIHGNDAIMAAAAEAKGNLQVLAVTALTSLDRGDLEDLGFKCDVQDLVLSRAKRALALGCDGIVSSGLEASLIREQLGSRLLVITPGIRPVDNREDDDQKRAVSVEQAIRNGADYIVVGRPIRDAADPKAMAETIQSQIAAQFI